Proteins from one Acidiphilium multivorum AIU301 genomic window:
- a CDS encoding cobalamin B12-binding domain-containing protein, with translation MFGRYLMRESADAYLDLHFGDTESGTEQIDSGGLADRNALRRQPQTYFPPWSDLLDRVLRQQVLPRVIASHLPLPVWVDVSLVKPSAREVEQFLGCILMDDVSRAHGLIEQFAARGADHDMILRDLLTPAARRLGVLWEEDRCDFAAVTLGMVRLNQILLETSPPPELPAGMERMAGQALFAAAPGEQHTFGIAVLADVFRRTGWLVSTEPRSTRTVLLAIARRNWFDVIGLSVTADRWLKGLPAIIRSLRAVAPNPALHVMVGGKVFLDYPERCQFVGADSMAVDAQDALRQANRLDLNRTAARR, from the coding sequence ATGTTCGGGAGGTATCTGATGCGTGAATCTGCAGATGCGTATCTGGATTTGCACTTCGGGGACACCGAGAGCGGTACCGAACAGATCGACAGCGGCGGCCTTGCCGACCGGAACGCCCTTCGGCGTCAGCCGCAAACATACTTCCCTCCCTGGTCGGACCTGCTGGATCGTGTCCTGCGGCAGCAGGTTCTGCCGCGCGTCATCGCCAGCCATCTGCCCTTGCCCGTCTGGGTCGATGTCAGTCTGGTCAAGCCTTCGGCGCGGGAGGTCGAGCAGTTTCTCGGCTGCATCCTGATGGACGATGTCAGCCGCGCCCATGGGCTGATCGAGCAGTTCGCCGCGCGTGGGGCGGATCACGACATGATACTGCGCGATCTGCTCACCCCGGCCGCCCGTCGGCTCGGGGTGCTGTGGGAGGAGGATCGCTGCGACTTCGCCGCCGTGACGCTTGGAATGGTGCGACTGAACCAGATCCTGCTCGAGACCAGCCCGCCGCCAGAGCTGCCGGCTGGTATGGAGCGGATGGCCGGGCAGGCGTTGTTCGCGGCGGCGCCAGGCGAGCAGCACACATTCGGGATTGCGGTGCTGGCCGATGTGTTCCGCCGCACCGGGTGGCTGGTGAGTACCGAGCCGCGCAGCACGCGGACGGTTCTGTTGGCAATCGCGCGGCGCAACTGGTTCGACGTGATCGGCCTTTCGGTGACAGCTGACCGCTGGTTGAAAGGGCTGCCGGCCATCATCCGCTCGCTGCGCGCGGTGGCGCCAAATCCGGCTCTCCATGTCATGGTCGGCGGCAAGGTCTTTCTCGATTATCCGGAACGCTGCCAGTTCGTGGGGGCCGACTCGATGGCCGTCGACGCACAGGACGCGCTGCGCCAGGCAAACCGGCTGGATCTCAACCGGACGGCCGCACGGCGTTGA
- a CDS encoding TspO/MBR family protein, translating to MSALGGGWGPVLVAAGAAAATALAGGLATRLGAWYRQLRKPSWQPPEWLFGPVWTLIFALAAAAGVIGWESAPAPGAAGRLLVLFGLNAVLNILWSVLFFTLKRPDWALAELVALFASIAAIMLAMQPYAAGASLLLLPYLLWVGFAGVLNLTIVRLNRPFGAAMGAR from the coding sequence ATGAGCGCGCTCGGGGGCGGCTGGGGGCCGGTGCTGGTCGCGGCGGGTGCGGCGGCGGCGACGGCGCTGGCCGGCGGGCTCGCGACCCGGCTCGGCGCCTGGTACCGCCAGCTCCGCAAGCCGTCCTGGCAGCCGCCGGAATGGCTGTTCGGTCCGGTCTGGACGCTGATCTTCGCGCTCGCAGCCGCCGCCGGCGTGATCGGCTGGGAGAGCGCGCCCGCGCCCGGCGCGGCGGGGCGGCTCCTGGTGCTGTTCGGGCTCAACGCGGTGCTGAACATTCTCTGGAGCGTGCTGTTCTTCACCCTCAAGCGGCCCGACTGGGCGCTGGCCGAGCTGGTGGCGCTGTTCGCCTCGATCGCGGCGATCATGCTGGCGATGCAGCCCTATGCTGCGGGGGCGAGCCTGTTGCTGCTGCCCTATCTGCTGTGGGTGGGCTTCGCCGGCGTGCTGAACCTGACGATCGTGCGGCTGAACCGCCCGTTCGGCGCCGCCATGGGAGCGCGCTGA
- the chlG gene encoding chlorophyll synthase ChlG has protein sequence MASAKETNLTLAPLRVAPASLPGFRVCLELLKPVTWFAAIWAFVCGAVSSGAPLAGRWPELLLGMVLAGPMVCGTSQAVNDWFDRHVDAINEPDRPIPSGRMPGRWGLYVALIWTALSLAVAVPLGRWGFGAAVFALLAAWAYSAPPLRLKRNGWWGNAAVALCYEGVPWFTGAAVMRGALPSAPVLWLALLYSFGAHGIMTLNDFKSVEGDRRSGIRSLPVQLGVAPAARLACVVMALPQLVVIGLMIAWDHRLAAFAVGLLLACQLGLMGRLLQRPRERAPWYNATGTTLYVIGMLVCAFALAGGGA, from the coding sequence ATGGCGTCAGCGAAAGAGACGAACCTCACGCTTGCTCCCCTGCGCGTCGCCCCGGCATCGCTGCCCGGCTTCCGGGTCTGTCTCGAACTTCTCAAGCCGGTCACCTGGTTCGCCGCGATCTGGGCCTTCGTCTGCGGCGCCGTGTCCTCCGGCGCGCCGCTGGCCGGGCGCTGGCCGGAGCTGCTGCTCGGCATGGTGCTCGCGGGGCCGATGGTCTGCGGCACCTCGCAGGCGGTCAATGACTGGTTCGACCGCCATGTCGATGCGATCAACGAGCCGGACCGGCCGATCCCCTCCGGCAGGATGCCGGGGCGCTGGGGGCTTTACGTCGCGCTGATCTGGACCGCGCTGTCGCTCGCGGTGGCGGTGCCGCTCGGGCGCTGGGGGTTCGGCGCCGCGGTGTTCGCCCTGCTCGCGGCTTGGGCCTATAGCGCGCCGCCGCTGCGGCTCAAGCGCAATGGCTGGTGGGGCAATGCCGCCGTCGCCCTCTGCTACGAGGGGGTGCCGTGGTTCACCGGTGCCGCGGTGATGCGGGGCGCGCTGCCCTCCGCCCCGGTGCTGTGGCTGGCGCTGCTCTACAGTTTCGGCGCGCACGGCATCATGACGCTGAACGATTTCAAGTCGGTCGAGGGGGATCGGCGGAGCGGCATCCGGTCGTTGCCGGTGCAGCTCGGCGTTGCCCCGGCGGCGCGGCTCGCCTGCGTGGTGATGGCGCTGCCGCAGCTCGTGGTGATCGGGCTGATGATCGCCTGGGATCACCGGCTCGCGGCGTTCGCGGTCGGGCTGCTGCTGGCGTGCCAGCTCGGGCTGATGGGAAGGCTGCTGCAGCGCCCGCGCGAGCGCGCCCCCTGGTACAACGCGACCGGGACGACGCTTTATGTCATCGGCATGCTGGTCTGCGCCTTCGCGCTCGCCGGCGGAGGAGCGTGA
- the bchI gene encoding magnesium chelatase ATPase subunit I encodes MGPYPFSAIVGQAEMKEALLIAAIEPALGGVLALGDRGTGKSTAVRALAALLPAVSAVAGCRYRCDPADRRRLCPECRARRVGGRLPRERVRVPVVDLPLGATEDRVVGALDIERALADGVKAFEPGLLARANRGFLYIDEINLLEDHLVDLLLDVAASGENVVEREGLSLRHPARFVLIGSGNPEEGELRPQLLDRFGLCVEVRTPTDIGERIEVVRRRDAFEQDPAGFARRFAAAEAGLREAIVAARRLLPMVAVADEVLALAARLCVALGTDGLRGELTLLRAARAKAALEGEIAVTPAHLRAVAPAALRHRLRRDPLDESMAGARVDRALDEVFVA; translated from the coding sequence ATGGGCCCGTATCCGTTCAGCGCGATCGTCGGCCAGGCGGAGATGAAGGAGGCGCTGCTGATCGCGGCGATCGAGCCGGCGCTCGGCGGGGTGCTGGCGCTGGGCGATCGCGGCACCGGCAAGTCGACCGCGGTGCGGGCGCTGGCGGCGTTGCTGCCGGCGGTGAGTGCGGTGGCGGGCTGCCGCTATCGCTGCGATCCGGCCGATCGGCGGCGGCTCTGCCCGGAGTGCCGGGCGCGTCGCGTCGGCGGGCGGTTGCCGCGCGAGCGGGTGCGGGTGCCGGTGGTCGACCTGCCGCTCGGCGCCACCGAGGACAGGGTGGTCGGCGCGCTGGACATCGAGCGCGCGCTCGCCGACGGGGTCAAGGCCTTCGAGCCGGGGCTGCTGGCCCGCGCCAATCGCGGCTTTCTCTATATCGACGAGATCAATCTGCTGGAGGATCATCTGGTGGATCTGCTGCTCGATGTCGCGGCGTCGGGCGAGAACGTGGTCGAGCGCGAGGGGCTGAGCCTGCGCCACCCGGCGCGCTTCGTGCTGATCGGCAGCGGCAACCCCGAGGAGGGCGAGTTGCGGCCGCAACTGCTCGACCGGTTCGGGCTGTGCGTCGAGGTCAGGACGCCGACGGATATCGGCGAGCGGATCGAGGTGGTGCGGCGGCGCGATGCGTTCGAGCAGGACCCGGCCGGCTTCGCGCGGCGCTTCGCGGCGGCGGAGGCCGGGCTGCGCGAGGCGATCGTCGCGGCGCGGCGGTTGCTGCCGATGGTCGCGGTCGCCGACGAGGTGCTGGCGCTCGCCGCCCGGCTGTGCGTGGCGCTCGGCACCGACGGGCTGCGCGGCGAGTTGACGCTGCTGCGCGCGGCAAGGGCGAAGGCGGCGCTGGAAGGCGAGATCGCGGTGACGCCGGCGCATCTGCGGGCGGTGGCCCCGGCGGCGCTGCGCCACCGGCTGCGGCGCGATCCGCTCGATGAATCGATGGCCGGCGCGCGGGTCGATCGCGCGCTCGACGAGGTGTTCGTCGCATGA
- the ppsR gene encoding transcriptional regulator PpsR, whose translation MKAFKSPGKWLVGMSADIVGMVIATMADIALIVDRKGVIRDIAVQNTALAREFAEISDWVGRPWVETVTLESRDKVVAMLSAAGEAPADQALATDRHVNCPGRDGRDVPVLFSAMAIGEKGSIVAFGRDLRTIATLQQRLIDVQQSLERDFSRLRHVETRYRILFQQSSEPMLVLDGATQRVVEANPAAQQMFRRQGKLVGRAFADVVEPGSRATLERLLGGVSRTGRADDTPIGLLGQKEPVGLSAFVIRQGSGLNFLIRLSPVKLPDRQDVLPAGKANLLKLIDNAPDGFVVAGHDGRVIAANAAFAEMVQAASPEQVVGLSLDQWLGRPGVDLPVVTANLRQNGSVRLYPTTLRDEFGAEIDVEISAVSLVSDGKPCFGFAIRNVAGRATSELMRPAAARTVPRSLEQISELIGRVSLKDIVRETTDVIERLSIEAALDITGDNRASAAEMLGLSRQSLYVKLRRYGMMDAAPASPG comes from the coding sequence ATGAAAGCCTTCAAATCGCCCGGCAAATGGCTCGTCGGCATGAGTGCGGACATTGTCGGGATGGTGATCGCGACGATGGCGGACATCGCCCTCATCGTCGACCGGAAGGGTGTGATCCGCGACATCGCGGTTCAAAATACGGCGCTTGCGCGGGAATTCGCCGAGATTTCCGACTGGGTCGGACGGCCCTGGGTGGAGACCGTGACGTTGGAAAGTCGTGACAAGGTGGTCGCGATGCTGAGCGCGGCGGGCGAGGCTCCTGCGGATCAGGCGCTTGCCACGGACCGGCACGTGAATTGTCCCGGGCGGGATGGCAGGGACGTGCCGGTGCTGTTTTCGGCCATGGCGATCGGCGAGAAGGGCAGCATCGTCGCCTTCGGCCGCGACCTCAGGACCATCGCGACGCTGCAGCAGCGGTTGATCGACGTGCAGCAGTCACTGGAGCGGGATTTTTCGCGGCTGCGCCATGTCGAGACGCGCTATCGGATTCTCTTTCAGCAATCGTCGGAGCCGATGCTGGTGCTCGATGGCGCAACGCAGCGTGTGGTCGAGGCCAATCCGGCGGCACAGCAGATGTTTCGCCGACAGGGCAAGCTGGTGGGGCGGGCATTTGCCGATGTCGTCGAACCGGGCAGCCGGGCCACGCTCGAGCGGTTGCTGGGCGGCGTGAGCCGGACGGGCCGCGCCGATGACACGCCGATCGGCCTGCTCGGGCAGAAGGAACCCGTCGGCCTCTCGGCCTTTGTGATCCGCCAGGGCAGCGGCCTGAATTTCCTCATCCGGCTTTCGCCGGTGAAACTCCCGGATCGGCAGGACGTGCTGCCCGCTGGCAAGGCGAACCTGCTCAAACTGATCGACAACGCGCCGGACGGGTTCGTCGTCGCCGGGCATGACGGGCGGGTGATCGCGGCGAATGCGGCCTTCGCCGAGATGGTGCAGGCGGCATCTCCCGAGCAGGTGGTTGGGCTTTCGCTGGACCAGTGGCTCGGCCGACCTGGCGTCGACCTGCCGGTGGTGACAGCCAATTTGCGGCAGAACGGCTCGGTTCGCCTCTATCCGACGACATTGCGCGACGAGTTCGGCGCCGAAATCGATGTCGAAATCTCGGCCGTTTCGCTGGTCAGCGACGGCAAGCCCTGCTTCGGCTTTGCGATTCGCAACGTCGCCGGGCGGGCTACGTCCGAACTCATGCGCCCTGCCGCGGCGCGGACAGTGCCGCGCTCCCTCGAGCAGATCAGCGAACTGATCGGCCGGGTGTCGCTCAAGGATATCGTCCGCGAGACGACCGACGTGATCGAGCGGCTGTCGATCGAGGCGGCGCTCGACATTACCGGCGACAACCGGGCCTCGGCGGCCGAGATGCTCGGCCTGTCGCGACAGAGCCTTTACGTGAAGCTGCGGCGGTACGGCATGATGGATGCCGCGCCGGCCAGCCCCGGATAG
- the crtI gene encoding phytoene desaturase family protein: MNVIARRDVAPEAMAKRPHAIVIGAGFGGLAAAIRLGARGWRVTVLERCEQPGGRASVFRQDGFVFDAGPTIITAPFLLEELWALAGGRMADDVDLRSIDPFYRIRFDDGMHIDCSGDHAAMCAEIGRLAPGDVAGYERFIAMTEEIYRIGFEQLGHVPFGHWTDMARILPDLVRLSGHRSVHGLVARHVRDPRVRAALSFHPLLVGGNPFRVSAIYALILHLERRHGVHFAMGGTGAIVAGLARLIERQGNRIRCNTPVDRILVREGAASGVELADGSRIAADIVVSDACTGFTYGHLLRGVARRRWTDRKLAAARYSMGLFVWYFGTDRQFGEVPHHTIVMGPRYRGLLDDIFEKKRLAPDMSLYLHRPTATDPALAPAGCDAFYALAPVPHLGGGQDWAREAEAFRQRVERRLEETVMPGLGGHIVTSRVMTPRDFATRYDSTLGAGFGMEPVLTQSAWFRPHNASEDVRNLFLVGAGTHPGAGVPGVLSTARVLDTVVPDANAFV, encoded by the coding sequence ATGAACGTGATCGCCCGTCGGGATGTGGCACCGGAGGCGATGGCGAAGCGGCCGCATGCCATCGTGATCGGGGCGGGGTTCGGCGGGCTGGCCGCCGCGATCCGGCTCGGCGCGCGGGGCTGGCGCGTCACCGTGCTGGAGCGCTGCGAGCAGCCCGGCGGCCGGGCCTCGGTGTTCCGGCAGGACGGGTTCGTGTTCGATGCCGGCCCGACCATCATCACCGCCCCGTTCCTGCTGGAGGAACTCTGGGCGCTGGCCGGCGGGCGGATGGCCGACGATGTCGATCTCCGCTCGATCGACCCGTTCTACCGCATCCGCTTCGATGACGGCATGCATATCGACTGCTCCGGCGATCATGCCGCGATGTGCGCGGAGATCGGCCGGCTCGCGCCCGGCGATGTCGCCGGCTACGAGCGCTTCATCGCGATGACCGAGGAGATCTACCGGATCGGGTTCGAGCAGCTCGGCCACGTGCCGTTCGGCCACTGGACCGACATGGCGCGCATCCTGCCCGACCTCGTGCGGCTATCGGGCCATCGCAGCGTGCACGGGCTGGTCGCGCGGCATGTGCGCGATCCGCGGGTGCGCGCGGCGCTGAGCTTCCATCCGCTGCTGGTGGGCGGCAATCCGTTCCGCGTCAGCGCCATCTACGCGCTGATCCTGCATCTGGAGCGCCGGCATGGCGTGCATTTCGCGATGGGCGGGACCGGGGCGATCGTCGCCGGGCTGGCGCGGCTGATCGAGCGGCAGGGCAACCGCATCCGCTGCAACACGCCGGTCGACCGGATCCTCGTGCGCGAGGGGGCGGCCAGCGGCGTTGAACTCGCGGATGGCAGCCGGATCGCGGCGGATATCGTGGTCTCGGACGCCTGCACCGGGTTTACCTATGGCCACTTGCTGCGCGGGGTGGCGCGGCGGCGCTGGACCGACCGCAAGCTCGCCGCGGCGCGCTACTCGATGGGATTGTTCGTCTGGTATTTCGGCACCGACCGGCAGTTCGGCGAGGTGCCGCACCACACGATCGTGATGGGGCCGCGTTATCGCGGGCTGCTCGACGATATTTTCGAGAAGAAGCGCCTGGCGCCGGACATGAGCCTCTATCTGCACCGGCCGACGGCGACCGATCCGGCGCTCGCGCCCGCGGGGTGCGACGCCTTCTACGCGCTGGCGCCGGTGCCGCATCTCGGCGGCGGCCAGGACTGGGCGCGCGAGGCCGAGGCGTTCCGCCAGCGGGTCGAGCGGCGGCTGGAGGAGACGGTGATGCCGGGGCTTGGCGGGCACATCGTCACCTCGCGGGTGATGACGCCGCGGGATTTCGCCACGCGCTACGATTCGACCTTGGGCGCCGGCTTCGGGATGGAGCCGGTGCTGACCCAGAGCGCCTGGTTCCGCCCGCACAATGCGAGCGAGGATGTGCGCAACCTGTTCCTGGTGGGCGCGGGCACCCATCCCGGCGCCGGGGTGCCGGGCGTGCTCTCGACCGCCCGGGTTCTCGATACGGTGGTTCCCGATGCCAATGCGTTCGTCTGA
- a CDS encoding geranylgeranyl diphosphate reductase, translating to MAAIQDYDVAVIGGGPAGATAAATLARAGRSVLLLDRAGRIKPCGGAVPPRLIHDFDIPDHLLVARARGARIVSPRGRQVSMPIAGDGFVGMVDRDVFDEFLRARAASAGAVRLTGRHERIERAADGRTLVHYRAGEVRHTVAARAVIGADGAASAVARQMVPAAGAARRVFAYHEVIRAPAAGAAAAGWDGRRCDIYYDARVSPDFYAWIFPHGETASIGTGSAVKGFSLRRAVAALRDETGLGQAETIRAEGAPLPLKPLARWDDGVNVLLAGDAAGVVAPASGEGIYYAMLGGKLAGEAADAFCASGDARALREARRRFMAAHGMVFAVLGMMQDFWYASDRRRERFVAICGDADVQSITWQAYMEKALVRAKPAAHLRIFAKNIAHLTGLARA from the coding sequence ATGGCCGCGATACAGGATTATGACGTGGCGGTGATCGGCGGCGGGCCGGCGGGGGCGACGGCTGCCGCCACGCTGGCGCGGGCCGGCCGCTCGGTGCTGCTGCTCGACCGCGCGGGGCGGATCAAGCCCTGCGGCGGCGCGGTGCCGCCACGGCTGATCCATGATTTCGACATCCCCGATCACCTGCTGGTGGCCCGCGCGCGGGGGGCGCGCATCGTCTCGCCGCGCGGGCGGCAGGTGTCGATGCCGATTGCCGGGGACGGGTTCGTCGGCATGGTGGACCGCGACGTGTTCGACGAGTTCCTCCGCGCGCGGGCGGCCTCGGCCGGGGCGGTGCGGCTGACCGGGCGGCACGAGCGCATCGAGCGCGCGGCGGACGGGCGGACGCTGGTGCATTACCGCGCCGGCGAGGTGCGGCACACGGTGGCGGCGCGGGCGGTGATCGGCGCCGATGGCGCGGCCTCGGCGGTTGCGCGGCAGATGGTGCCGGCCGCGGGCGCGGCGCGGCGGGTGTTCGCCTATCACGAGGTGATCCGCGCGCCGGCGGCGGGCGCTGCGGCCGCGGGCTGGGATGGCAGGCGGTGCGACATCTATTACGACGCCCGGGTTTCGCCCGATTTCTACGCCTGGATCTTCCCGCATGGCGAGACCGCGAGCATCGGCACCGGCAGCGCGGTGAAGGGGTTCTCGCTGCGCCGCGCGGTGGCGGCGCTGCGCGACGAGACCGGGCTCGGGCAGGCGGAGACGATCCGCGCCGAGGGCGCGCCGCTGCCGCTGAAGCCGCTGGCGCGGTGGGATGACGGGGTGAACGTGCTGCTGGCCGGGGATGCCGCCGGTGTGGTGGCGCCGGCCTCGGGCGAGGGGATCTATTACGCGATGCTCGGCGGGAAGCTCGCCGGCGAGGCGGCCGACGCGTTCTGCGCCAGCGGCGATGCGCGGGCGCTGCGCGAGGCGCGGCGGCGGTTCATGGCGGCGCATGGCATGGTGTTCGCCGTGCTCGGGATGATGCAGGATTTCTGGTATGCCAGCGATCGGCGGCGGGAGCGGTTCGTCGCCATCTGCGGCGATGCCGACGTGCAGTCCATCACCTGGCAGGCCTATATGGAAAAGGCGCTGGTGCGGGCGAAGCCGGCGGCGCATCTGCGCATCTTCGCGAAGAACATCGCGCATCTCACCGGGTTGGCGCGGGCATGA
- a CDS encoding magnesium chelatase subunit D, with translation MSPMPPPRPARSAAVVAALFSLDPAGLGGIWVRAPFGPARDGFVEHVRALLPAGAAMRRVPAGIDDGRLLGGIDLAASLAAGRRVMAAGLLAEAAGGVLVLPMAERLDRALCARLAQAQEGRFGAIALDEGIGPEEHLAPALADRMAFALDAADLLARRPPARVRGLGAARRRLARMRMDDGVAEALCHVAAQLGIFSLRPVILAMRAARAAAALAGRRSAGEEDAMLAAQLVLAHRATRLPAAEEDTDAEPESAPPPACGDEAAEAAPSETEGEQAADRVLDAARSALPPELLAALLLGQGRRGTAGGRAAAPAAATAAHGRPLGARPGRPGREHGLALVETLRAAAPMQALRRRERPDHPGRVIVLGGDFRVRRHQAPVRSVAIFAVDASGSSALNRLAEAKGAVQLLLADCYVRRDQVALLAFRNRGAELLLPPTAALARARRSLAALPGGGATPLASGIDAARDMALGARRRGNRPLLVLLTDGGANIGRDRQPGRAAAAADARAAASACAADGIPALVIDTAPRPNAFAAELAGAMRARYLPLPFADARALSRAIRTEQAA, from the coding sequence ATGAGCCCGATGCCGCCGCCGCGCCCGGCGCGCAGTGCGGCGGTGGTCGCGGCCCTGTTCAGCCTCGACCCCGCGGGGCTGGGCGGCATCTGGGTTCGCGCGCCGTTCGGCCCGGCGCGGGACGGGTTTGTCGAGCATGTCCGCGCCCTGCTGCCGGCGGGGGCGGCGATGCGGCGGGTGCCGGCCGGGATCGATGACGGACGGTTGCTCGGCGGGATCGATCTCGCGGCGAGCCTTGCCGCCGGGCGCCGGGTGATGGCGGCCGGCCTGCTGGCGGAGGCGGCGGGCGGCGTGCTGGTGCTGCCGATGGCCGAGCGGCTCGACCGCGCCCTGTGCGCGCGGCTGGCGCAGGCGCAGGAGGGCCGGTTCGGCGCTATCGCCCTCGATGAGGGGATCGGGCCGGAGGAGCATCTCGCCCCCGCGCTGGCCGACCGCATGGCCTTCGCCCTCGATGCCGCCGATCTGCTGGCGCGGCGTCCGCCTGCGCGGGTGCGCGGGCTCGGTGCGGCGCGGCGGCGGCTGGCGCGGATGCGGATGGACGACGGCGTGGCCGAGGCGCTCTGCCATGTGGCGGCGCAGCTCGGCATCTTCTCGCTGCGGCCGGTGATCCTCGCCATGCGGGCGGCGCGGGCCGCCGCGGCGCTGGCCGGCCGCCGCAGCGCCGGCGAGGAGGACGCGATGCTGGCAGCCCAGCTGGTGCTCGCCCATCGGGCCACCCGCTTGCCGGCGGCGGAAGAGGACACGGACGCGGAACCAGAGTCCGCGCCGCCGCCGGCGTGCGGCGACGAGGCGGCGGAGGCGGCGCCATCCGAGACCGAGGGCGAGCAGGCGGCGGACCGGGTTCTCGATGCCGCCCGCAGCGCGCTGCCACCGGAACTTCTGGCCGCGCTGCTGCTCGGCCAGGGCCGCCGCGGCACTGCCGGCGGGCGCGCCGCAGCCCCTGCCGCCGCGACCGCCGCGCATGGAAGGCCGCTCGGCGCGCGCCCCGGCCGGCCGGGGCGGGAGCATGGCCTCGCCCTCGTCGAGACGCTGCGGGCCGCCGCCCCGATGCAGGCGCTGCGCCGGCGCGAGCGGCCGGATCATCCGGGGCGGGTCATCGTTCTCGGCGGCGATTTCAGGGTTCGCCGGCATCAGGCGCCGGTCCGCTCGGTGGCGATTTTCGCGGTCGACGCCTCCGGCTCGTCGGCGCTGAACCGGCTGGCGGAAGCGAAGGGCGCGGTGCAGCTGCTGCTGGCCGATTGCTATGTGCGGCGCGACCAGGTGGCGCTTCTGGCGTTCCGCAACCGCGGCGCGGAGCTGCTGCTGCCGCCCACCGCGGCGCTGGCCCGCGCCCGGCGGAGCCTTGCGGCACTGCCCGGCGGCGGGGCGACGCCGCTGGCCAGCGGGATCGACGCCGCGCGGGACATGGCACTCGGCGCGCGGCGGCGGGGCAACCGGCCGCTGCTGGTGCTGCTGACCGATGGCGGGGCGAATATCGGCCGCGACCGGCAGCCGGGCCGCGCGGCGGCAGCGGCGGATGCGCGGGCGGCGGCGTCTGCCTGTGCCGCCGACGGAATTCCCGCCCTGGTGATCGACACGGCGCCGCGGCCGAACGCTTTCGCCGCCGAACTCGCCGGCGCGATGCGGGCGCGCTACCTGCCACTGCCCTTTGCCGATGCGCGCGCGCTGAGCCGGGCGATCCGCACGGAGCAGGCCGCATGA
- the bchO gene encoding alpha/beta fold hydrolase BchO, with translation MSAALALWDRVFDADAPDWETDGRDWPNRAASRFVTAGGLRFHVQVMGAGPVLLLLHGTGAATHSWRALAPLLARDFTVIAPDLPGHGFTAAPFWPRMSLPGMAGAIATLLDVLEAPPALVAGHSAGAAILAEMCLQGRIAPAGLVSLNGALLPLKGVAGQVFSPLARLFALNPLVPRVFAWHAADKAVVARLLRGTGSRIDAQGAEFYARLARRSGHAGAALMMMANWDLAPLAAALPRLAPRLLLIVGAADRSIPPADAREIARLVPGARVIVLPRLGHLAHEEAPEPVAGEIAGFAREIGVLAA, from the coding sequence ATGAGCGCCGCCCTCGCGCTGTGGGACCGGGTGTTCGACGCCGATGCGCCCGACTGGGAGACCGACGGGCGGGACTGGCCGAACCGGGCGGCGAGCCGCTTCGTGACCGCCGGCGGGCTGCGATTCCACGTTCAGGTGATGGGGGCGGGGCCGGTTCTGCTGCTGCTGCACGGCACCGGGGCGGCGACCCATTCCTGGCGCGCGCTGGCGCCGCTGCTGGCGCGGGACTTCACCGTGATCGCGCCGGATCTGCCGGGCCACGGCTTCACCGCGGCGCCGTTCTGGCCGCGCATGTCGCTGCCCGGCATGGCCGGGGCGATCGCGACATTGCTCGACGTGCTGGAGGCGCCGCCGGCGCTGGTGGCCGGGCATTCGGCGGGGGCGGCGATCCTGGCCGAGATGTGCCTGCAGGGGCGGATCGCGCCGGCGGGGCTGGTCAGCCTCAACGGCGCGCTGCTGCCGCTCAAGGGCGTTGCCGGGCAGGTGTTCTCGCCGCTGGCGCGGCTGTTCGCGCTCAACCCGCTGGTGCCGCGCGTGTTCGCCTGGCACGCGGCGGACAAGGCGGTGGTGGCGCGGCTGCTGCGCGGCACCGGATCGCGCATCGATGCGCAGGGGGCGGAATTCTATGCACGGCTGGCGCGGCGCAGCGGCCATGCGGGGGCGGCGCTGATGATGATGGCGAACTGGGACCTCGCACCGCTGGCCGCGGCGCTGCCGCGTCTCGCGCCCAGGCTTTTGCTGATCGTGGGGGCGGCGGACCGCTCGATCCCGCCGGCCGATGCGCGGGAGATCGCGCGTCTTGTGCCGGGGGCGCGGGTCATCGTGCTGCCGCGTCTCGGCCATCTCGCGCATGAGGAGGCGCCGGAGCCGGTCGCCGGGGAGATCGCCGGCTTCGCGCGCGAGATCGGGGTGCTGGCGGCATGA